A segment of the Nasonia vitripennis strain AsymCx chromosome 2, Nvit_psr_1.1, whole genome shotgun sequence genome:
TGCTGACAAAGGAGCTCGCGCTACCTACTCTCCACTGCTCTCCTACATCTGCGCACAGGCCGAGTATACGAGTTGCGAGTTCGCGACTGCCTGGAAAAGGCACTCACACAGTCTCTGCCTCtggctgtgtgcgtgtgcgctcTTGTCCCTGCTCTGCTATAGGCCATAGGAGCACAGGCCAGGCAGTgtagcgcagcagcagcagcagcgacgacgacgatccaAACAAGCATCAGCTGTGTGTATAGCGAGAACGAGGAGCGCAGTAGTCATTGTTCGCTCGCGAGTCGCGACTGGCTCCGTCTCTCTTCGCCCCGAGTCTGGCCTTGACAACTGCGactgcgacgacgacgaggaacAGGAGGATGCTGCTGCCCATGCCACGACGAGCGCGAGACGACgccactgcagcagcagttcaCCAGCAGTCCTGAGCAGTCCAAGCAGCTGTGGGAGAAACAAGCGACTGCCGCGAGGCGGAGAATATCCCGCAAGCTTGCGGAGAGTGGCCGCCGAGAGCGAGGAAGAAAGTGAGTGCACGAGCTTAAAACGGAATCGTTTCCCCACCAGCTCGCTCGCGACGTCttcgtcagcagcagcagcagcagcagcggtgacGGCGGTGACGGCGAGTGCAGCGCGCGTGTGAAAAGCGAgtaggagaagaagaagacgacgaaggaggaggaagaggagaaagaaagagggCAAGACGAGGAGGAGGCTGTGCAGCGGTGGGAAGCAGCGGGACAGAGTGAATTTCGGGGAGGACGATAAACTTGTGGCGAAAAAAACGGGGCGGCACAAGCCTGGCCTCGAGCGGCGAGTCGGACGACGGTGGGCTCGCTCCGCCACCGCGCAAAAGGTCCCGTAGTTCCCTGCCGACTACTCAGAGGCCAGCTGCCGCGGcggagctgccgctgctcacACACTCCTCCAGCCAGGAGCAGCAGTGCGCGGAGCAGGCCCACCGtgaccacgacgacgacgaccacgAACACCACCAGGACGGTCAGGCGAGCCCTAAAGATATGGACAATTATCGGTCAGTACATCGCTCGTTAATCGTTATgcatgtatacacacgcgcgcgatcgcacacacatacacacatccgaacgcacacacacgcactccCACCCACacacgctctttctctctccatctttgttgttttttatgCTGCTCTCCACACACAGCACatacgcacgcacgcacactccCCGACGCGCTGATGCAGCTACTCCTCGCATTGTTTTTACACTCTTGTCAGATCCCCTAACTGCGCTCTGCTTGCGTGTAGACACGCAGCAGCGCAGCGCCTtatcgttctctctctctctctctctctctctctctctctctctctctctctctctctctctctctttgtcgcTTTCGCTCTCCTCTGCGCTCCTTTTTATCTATAATTAGCTTTCTTCTTTCTCCTTTTGCCATCGCGCGCTCTCCGCGACGTTGGTATACGCGCACGACGGCTCTCCGCGGATTCTCTGACTTTTGTATTATGTAATGGGGTTTCCTGGGGAgccgttgttgttgttgtggtcTTTGTGGTCGCGAGACTGACCTCTCTTCTGCGGAGCAGCATgatgcagcaacagcagcagcagggcgCCAATGGTGCTCCGGTGTCTCCCGGAGCCCAGCAGAATGGGACTGCATCAGACTCTGGTGGAGCCCACACCAATGGGAACATTGCCACAGAGACGGATGGGGATGCCGGGGAGCTGAACGGAGAGGAGACCGAGAGCATGCCTGCCAAGGCCATGGACAAGACTAATCAGGACATTGTCAGACTCATTGGCCAGCACCTCAAGACTGTGGGACTCCAGTGAGTGACTATGTTTCTTTGTTCTATCAACAGCTGACCGGAATGACTCTCTTCGTGCTTGCTGTTCTTTTTATAAGTCTGTTGTGCTGGGGTATAAATAGAAGAATGAGAATTGGAATTTTCCTGACTTCTTTTCAGTCGCACTGCTGATCTCCTGATGCAAGAGTCTGGATGCCGCTTGGACCATCCAGCTGCAGCCAAGTTTCGTCAGCATGTCATGGATGGAGACTGGACAAAGGCTGACCATGATCTTGATGAGCTCAAAAGCTTTTTGAACAGTGCCAATCAGAGTCTTGTTGTAAGGATCTTGTTTCGCCTAATTGAGAGCTATGCTGCATTGGTAGGAAATTAATGGATTATTTATGATGGCAGGAAATGAAATTCTTGCTGCTAGAGCAGAAATATTTGGAACATCTGGAGGATGGATTGGTTCTGGAAGCACTTCAAGTTTTGAGGAATGAACTTACACCTTTGGGTCACAACACAGGTCGTGTTCATCAACTGTCTGCTTTCATGATGTGCAGTGGTAGAGATGAGCTGCAGGTATGACCTTGATTACACCATGACAAAATCAATTGTGTGCTTCCATAATTGTACAGATAACTGAAACTCCCTTGTTCATCACAGTCTCGTGCTGGTTGGGAAGGAAAGGGCCTAGAATCAAGAGCTGCTCTGATGGACAGATTGCAGAAGTATCTTCCTCCATCCATTATGCTGCCGCCGCGTCGTCTTCATTCCCTTCTTTGTCAAGCTGTTGAAATGCAGAATCAACAGTGCACATACCACATCACTCAAACACAGGTATTGGTCATTCTCAACACCATCAATCATACATCATACCGCATTTATCCGCCAGTTACATATAAAAACTTTGCCTTTCAGACAAACCTCGAAAATGTCTCGCTACTAGTCGATCATAGCTGCAGTAAGGAGCAATTTCCGTGTCATACCACGCAAATACTCAATGATCATTGTGATGAAGTCTGGTACTGCAAATTCTCACCAGATGGACTTAAACTTGCCACAGGCTCAAAAGATATGTCCGTCATTATTTGGGATGTAGATCCCGTAAGTGAAAAAACAAATACGCAAAAAACATATAAAGAATCGTTTTGTGAATCTCATTCGTATAATCATTATCGCAAACAGGAAACACTGCGTGTGACGCACAGAAAGACCTTGGAAGGACACACTTACGGCGTGGCACTGATCGCCTGGAGTCCGGACAGCAGTCATTTGATTGCTTGTGGTCCAGAGGATTGTCCCGAGTTGTGGTTGTGGAGTGTTGATACACCGGACTGTGAACTGCGCGTCAAACTGAACCAGAGCACTGAGGACTCTTTAACTGCCTGCGCTTGGCATCGCGATTCTAATAAATTTGTCACTGGTGGATTACGTGGTCAATTTTACCAATGCGTAAGTACTGTTCGTTTGTTTATTATTCTCTGTATCTTGGACATCGCCGACTGATTATAAAATGTCAATGTATCTCAGGATATAGATGGAAACGTATTGGATTCGTGGGAAGGAGTCAGAGTAAAGAGTCTTTGGTGTCGAAGCGACGGCAAAACGGTATTAGCTGCAGACTCTCATCACCGCATTCGTGGCTATAATTTCGATGAATTGAGCGAATTTACAATGTAACTACAACACAACGTATCAATGTGTTATATGCTAAGAAATATTCGTAATAATCATTTATCACTTTAGATTGCAAGAGGATCATCCTATCATGTCGTTTAGCGTAAATAAGGCAGATCGTCAAGCTCTGCTTAACGTTGCTCATCAAGGTGTTCACTTGTGGGATTTGCAGGATAGGAGTTTAATTAGACGTTTCCAGGGAGTTACTCAAGGGCATTTTACTATTCATAGTTGTTTTGGTGGCGTTAATCAAGATTTTATTGCTTCGGGCAGTGAaggtataaaaaaatgtttgaaattttacgtttcatgaaaataaagcagtacaataattttaccTTCATTAAATTTTAGATAATAAAGTTTATGTATGGCACATAAAAAAAGAGTTACCTATAGCCACATTAACAGGACACAGCAGGACAGTCAATTGCGTTTCCTGGAATCCCGTTTATCATCAGATGATGGCTTCTGTTTCGGATGATTGTACAATAAGAATATGGGGACCGAAATCATCATGTGCAGAAagtatgtaaaatataatttaaatgcTTTAAACCATCGCTAAGGCATACATTTAATTGaacaaaaagagaataaaCATTTCGACGCTATTCTAGCATCAGAGAGCAACACTTCAAATGGTGGTGGATGGCATGAAATGGTATCGTAGCAAACATGGTCCCAATCATGTTCTCACAACCCTATGGTGTTCAAAAGACTGTCGTGTTGACTATCACTCGAGTTCTCCTGCCCtttaataatttcattataCCTCATAGCTGCTTTCAAGATTTGATCACGAATCTTCGCGTATCAGAAAGTGGCCCGATCAAGAAGTATGTTCGAGGATTCAGTTGTCCAATTAAAATCGATCGAAATAAGAACTGAAAAATAATAGAGCAGTCAAGTGATATTCTTGAATATTGTGATTTCACTCTTCTCGCTTATGTGAGTCGCAAttctatataaaatatactaaatTAACTTACTCATCTCCTggcaaaaaaattttattttatcttttttaaatttcgaagTCATTATAGATTAAaggtttttaaataaaatttatttttcatatgtAATAGGAGAAAATTCTTTTGCCAGGATATTTATTAGACTGCTATAAATACGTGATTATTGAAGATGGAATACGGAACACGTtgacaaaatataaaaaaaagtaggATTAAGATATCATGTAATGATTCACATgatatgataattttttctagatattattcaatttgtcaaatatttaaatttcacgtttatatattaaaatgatttaGTTATAAGCATTAGGAAGCTTGGCATTAAATTCTACATTGTGCCAATACcagattttaaaaacaccAAATTCCAAGTATAAAAAATGCCTTGAATTATTGGATgtggaaataaaatatattttgcatATGCTTTGTCAATAAAAGTCTGTAATCCATCGTAAATACAACATTTTATTAAACCTTCGATCACGTAATAGTATCGCAACGCATGACCGGAGAAAGCAAAATTTCTGATTTACTTATTTTgttagaattaaaataatccAGGTCTTATAGGCAAAAACAACGGTTAAAGGTCAATAATGTATACCGAACACTTAAAGTTACGGCTAATATGAAGATTGTTTTGCAGTACAAACATATAATATAAATGCGCCATTCTTATGCATACAATAAAGAATATGTAATAATCTCAGACCTAATGAATTCGaagtattattaattaatttggaaaaacttGGTATCGATTTCATCAATCGTTGGTTTCAAAATAATTCACGTAAAGTTGacaaatttttgtatatttagtAATGTATACTTACAATATATAGACGCTATTCATCGATAGAAGCTTTATATTTCCAAAACTCTTTATTGAagaagtattttttaaattgtgtATATTTAAGAGTGATCTCAAAATGGGAAAGCTATTTCGTAATGCATTCAAGAGGGACAGATAGAGCGAGGAATTCTTCATCATCGAAATAAAATTCTGTATGGTAggtttacaataaaataaaataataatagtaacgGGAGTCATATAATCATGTAGTCGATAGACACTCGACGAGTTCATAGACAAATCCAATCACCTTGATAATCTAGTGAATATATAGACTAGCTAACTATTCATAGTTCAGCAATCAGATGAGCGATTGCAATTCAAGTAAAAAAATGGTAAGATTCTTAAACTATTTATATTTGAAGGGATGATTTTATATAACGTATGGGATAAATATAGTTTGACATCTAGTAGTTGCTAACTTTGCATTTGTTTCAATGATTGA
Coding sequences within it:
- the LOC100121270 gene encoding WD repeat-containing protein 26: MDNYRMMQQQQQQGANGAPVSPGAQQNGTASDSGGAHTNGNIATETDGDAGELNGEETESMPAKAMDKTNQDIVRLIGQHLKTVGLHRTADLLMQESGCRLDHPAAAKFRQHVMDGDWTKADHDLDELKSFLNSANQSLVEMKFLLLEQKYLEHLEDGLVLEALQVLRNELTPLGHNTGRVHQLSAFMMCSGRDELQSRAGWEGKGLESRAALMDRLQKYLPPSIMLPPRRLHSLLCQAVEMQNQQCTYHITQTQTNLENVSLLVDHSCSKEQFPCHTTQILNDHCDEVWYCKFSPDGLKLATGSKDMSVIIWDVDPETLRVTHRKTLEGHTYGVALIAWSPDSSHLIACGPEDCPELWLWSVDTPDCELRVKLNQSTEDSLTACAWHRDSNKFVTGGLRGQFYQCDIDGNVLDSWEGVRVKSLWCRSDGKTVLAADSHHRIRGYNFDELSEFTILQEDHPIMSFSVNKADRQALLNVAHQGVHLWDLQDRSLIRRFQGVTQGHFTIHSCFGGVNQDFIASGSEDNKVYVWHIKKELPIATLTGHSRTVNCVSWNPVYHQMMASVSDDCTIRIWGPKSSCAETSESNTSNGGGWHEMVS